A genomic segment from Deinococcus humi encodes:
- the hisH gene encoding imidazole glycerol phosphate synthase subunit HisH — protein MSAPASARPEVLLLDYGAGNIRSAAKALERAGMRVRVSDSPADVPHASALVVPGQGHFRQVMQAFDTGGFHGPVTDAARGGVPLLGICVGMQMLLSDSEEAPGTPGLNLIPGTVRRFVAGAGHKVPQMGWNALERVGDSPLLRELNGPAYAYFVHSYYVPADVAVEHGALGEYGVPFWAALSVGNLHAAQFHPEKSGAVGLALLERFRRNVLG, from the coding sequence GTGAGTGCTCCGGCGTCGGCCAGACCGGAAGTGTTGCTGCTCGACTACGGCGCGGGCAATATCCGCAGCGCGGCCAAGGCGCTGGAGCGGGCCGGGATGCGGGTGCGCGTGTCGGATAGTCCTGCCGACGTGCCGCATGCCTCCGCGTTAGTGGTGCCAGGTCAGGGCCACTTCCGGCAGGTCATGCAGGCCTTCGACACGGGCGGCTTTCACGGCCCGGTCACGGACGCGGCGCGGGGCGGGGTGCCGCTCCTGGGCATCTGCGTGGGCATGCAGATGCTCCTGAGCGATTCCGAGGAGGCTCCAGGGACGCCGGGCCTGAACCTGATCCCCGGCACTGTCCGCAGGTTTGTCGCCGGGGCTGGCCACAAGGTGCCGCAGATGGGCTGGAACGCGCTGGAGCGGGTGGGCGACTCGCCGCTGCTGCGTGAGCTGAACGGTCCGGCCTACGCCTACTTCGTCCACAGCTACTACGTTCCCGCCGACGTTGCCGTGGAGCACGGGGCACTGGGCGAGTACGGCGTGCCCTTCTGGGCGGCCCTGAGCGTGGGCAATCTTCACGCCGCCCAGTTTCACCCGGAAAAGAGCGGCGCGGTGGGGCTGGCGCTGCTGGAGCGTTTCCGGCGGAACGTGCTGGGTTAG